One Solea senegalensis isolate Sse05_10M linkage group LG13, IFAPA_SoseM_1, whole genome shotgun sequence DNA segment encodes these proteins:
- the kcnip1b gene encoding Kv channel-interacting protein 1b isoform X1: protein MGAVVGTLTMQTKQRRPSRDKLDDELELTIVCHRPEGLELLEAQTNFTKQELQILYRGFKNECPSGVVNEETFKQIYSQFFPHGDASMYAHYLFNAFDTSNNGAIKFKDFVMGMSLLLRGTLREKLEWTFHLYDINRDGYINREEMTEIVRAIYDMMGKYTYPALKGDVPQQHVDAFFQKMDKNKDGVVTLEEFVVACQEDETMMRSMQLFENVM from the exons ACAAGCTGGACGACGAGCTGGAGTTGACGATAGTGTGTCACAGACCCGAGGGCCTCGAGCTTCTGGAAGCCCAAACTAACTTCACCAAACAGGAGCTGCAGATCCTCTATCGTGGTTTCAAGAAT GAATGTCCGAGCGGAGTCGTAAATGAGGAGACATTCAAACAAATTTACTCCCAGTTCTTCCCTCATGGAG ATGCAAGCATGTATGCACATTACCTTTTCAATGCATTTGACACATCAAACAATGGCGCCATTAAGTTTAAG GACTTTGTCATGGGGATGTCTCTACTGCTGCGGGGGACACTGAGGGAAAAGCTGGAGTGGACGTTTCACTTGTATGACATTAACAGAGACGGATACATAAACAGAGAA GAAATGACTGAGATCGTGAGGGCCATTTATGACATGATGGGAAAGTACACCTACCCTGCACTGAAGGGGGATGTCCCACAGCAGCATGTGGATGCCTTTTTCCAG aaaatggacaaaaacaaagatggagTGGTGACTTTAGAGGAGTTTGTTGTAGCCTGTCAGGAG GATGAAACCATGATGAGATCCATGCAGCtgtttgaaaatgtgatgtAG